One segment of Fibrobacter sp. UWR3 DNA contains the following:
- a CDS encoding glycoside hydrolase family 9 protein: protein MKTNRIKLVVLSATVAAGVSTAFAANAYINQVGYRPSDPKQFSLVGASGNVEIVNASGQTALSVTPGAASYWDASGQNVQLVDFSELKTAGKYSIKVGGQVLRQDLVVKDNTFEDVLKAAAKWFYYQRASMALESQYAGKWSRAAGHTNSTVELHNSAGSGSIQSTKGWYDAGDYGRYIVNSGITTYTLLSLYEHFPNYFKSLKWNIPAEGSLPDLLAEIKWNLDWMLTMQANDGSVYHKLTSLGFPGDVMPAQDNLKLYVIGKSAEAAFDFAGVMAVAARVYKPFDSNYANKCLEAAKKAYAWGSNNMNVHFTANPSDVSTGAYEGNNASDEKLFAGTELAITTNDGSYKQSGTTEYISYWGDMKGIATYGKATHASVFSDAGEAKQKILSTADGFVNRTKSGFGVVMAKDDFVWGSNAVASNQGVWLLHAYYLTGDEKYYAAALKVLDYLLGKNPLDMSFVTGYGTKSPMMPHHRPSTSDNVTEPIPGMLVGGPQPGGEDVGSAAEWKCADYRTGQAATAYTDQRCSYATNEVAINWNAPLAYLAGALEAINAGFAPDFAAAGVARKNVTAQSSSSSAPQGSSSSSAVPASSSSQWQPPQSSSSQWNPWNPASSSATTAIREVVPAAMQGDATPRLRVKDFKLVVEKNGKRYDLRGNRLH, encoded by the coding sequence TTGAAAACGAATAGAATCAAGCTGGTCGTGCTTTCCGCGACCGTTGCCGCCGGTGTTTCGACGGCCTTTGCAGCCAATGCCTACATAAACCAGGTGGGTTACCGCCCTTCCGACCCCAAGCAGTTCTCGCTGGTGGGCGCCTCGGGCAATGTCGAAATCGTGAACGCGTCTGGCCAGACGGCCCTTTCCGTGACTCCGGGGGCAGCATCTTACTGGGATGCGAGCGGGCAGAATGTTCAGCTCGTGGATTTTTCCGAACTCAAGACCGCAGGCAAGTATTCCATCAAGGTGGGCGGACAGGTACTCCGCCAGGATTTGGTGGTCAAGGATAACACGTTCGAGGACGTGCTCAAGGCTGCCGCCAAGTGGTTCTACTACCAGCGCGCATCGATGGCTCTCGAGAGTCAGTATGCTGGCAAGTGGAGCCGTGCCGCGGGGCACACGAATTCTACGGTGGAACTCCATAACTCCGCCGGTTCGGGCTCTATCCAGTCTACCAAGGGCTGGTACGATGCGGGCGACTACGGCCGCTATATCGTGAACTCGGGCATTACCACCTACACGCTCCTCTCGCTTTACGAGCATTTCCCGAATTACTTCAAGAGCCTCAAGTGGAATATCCCTGCGGAGGGTAGCCTCCCGGACCTGCTTGCCGAAATCAAGTGGAACCTGGACTGGATGCTTACCATGCAGGCGAATGACGGCAGTGTGTACCACAAGCTTACGTCTCTCGGGTTCCCGGGCGACGTGATGCCTGCGCAGGACAACCTGAAGCTTTACGTTATCGGCAAGAGCGCCGAGGCCGCTTTTGACTTTGCGGGCGTGATGGCTGTTGCCGCCCGCGTGTACAAGCCGTTCGATTCGAACTACGCAAACAAGTGCCTGGAGGCGGCGAAGAAGGCCTATGCCTGGGGCTCGAACAACATGAACGTGCACTTCACGGCAAACCCGTCCGATGTGTCGACCGGTGCCTATGAAGGCAATAATGCGAGCGACGAGAAACTTTTCGCCGGCACGGAACTTGCCATTACGACAAACGACGGGTCGTACAAGCAGTCGGGTACCACGGAGTATATCTCCTACTGGGGCGACATGAAGGGAATTGCCACCTACGGCAAGGCGACTCACGCGTCTGTTTTTAGTGATGCGGGCGAGGCCAAGCAGAAAATCCTTTCAACCGCCGACGGATTCGTGAACCGCACTAAGTCCGGTTTTGGCGTGGTGATGGCGAAGGACGATTTTGTGTGGGGTTCAAACGCCGTGGCCTCCAATCAGGGGGTATGGCTCTTGCATGCCTACTACCTCACCGGCGACGAGAAGTATTATGCCGCAGCGCTCAAGGTGCTCGATTACCTGCTCGGCAAGAACCCGCTCGACATGTCTTTTGTGACGGGTTATGGCACCAAGTCTCCGATGATGCCGCACCACCGCCCGAGTACTTCGGATAACGTAACTGAACCTATTCCGGGAATGCTCGTGGGTGGCCCGCAGCCCGGTGGCGAGGATGTCGGCTCCGCTGCAGAATGGAAGTGCGCCGACTACAGGACAGGTCAGGCTGCGACCGCTTACACCGACCAGCGCTGCAGTTATGCAACGAACGAGGTCGCTATCAACTGGAATGCCCCGCTTGCCTACTTGGCGGGCGCTCTCGAGGCGATAAACGCGGGCTTCGCTCCCGACTTTGCCGCTGCAGGAGTCGCAAGGAAAAATGTGACGGCGCAGTCTTCGTCCAGTTCCGCCCCGCAGGGCTCTAGTTCTTCTAGCGCGGTGCCTGCTTCGAGTTCTTCGCAGTGGCAGCCGCCGCAGTCCAGCTCGTCGCAGTGGAACCCGTGGAATCCGGCCAGTTCCAGCGCGACTACCGCAATTCGCGAGGTTGTGCCTGCCGCAATGCAGGGCGATGCAACACCGCGCCTCCGCGTGAAGGATTTCAAGCTTGTCGTCGAGAAAAACGGCAAACGCTATGACCTCCGCGGCAACAGGCTGCACTAA